A single Hydrogenothermus marinus DNA region contains:
- the csm4 gene encoding type III-A CRISPR-associated RAMP protein Csm4, giving the protein MNIYKVDITPYSVFKSLPSAYTIFGAISWAYRLLYGEEDLIKLLNNFEQGNIPFLISSIFPKQDKNLLLPKPILKSIRKSTNQKIDFKKFKRINFIPIDLFTEILQGKIQDELELNLKLEEINLSTTKFATVDNIPHASIDRITGSTGEGGELYFEEIVAISEGYFFLAVESQEIKQKIESSLKVIEDIGLGGNRSIGFGKVKFGKLEEIKQLKEYFTNKTDRFITLSPVIPDNKINYKESFYDYFTFRGAVDNNYDFKGMDIWKNKVFYLKEGSQIKVKENSNYYGNLIKNQKAGKNIYQYGLAFPLYIQGGNK; this is encoded by the coding sequence ATGAATATATATAAAGTAGATATTACACCATACTCAGTTTTTAAATCATTACCGTCAGCTTACACAATTTTTGGAGCAATATCTTGGGCTTATAGACTTTTATATGGAGAAGAAGATTTAATAAAACTACTAAATAATTTTGAACAAGGTAATATTCCATTTTTAATAAGTTCAATATTTCCAAAACAAGATAAAAATTTATTACTACCAAAACCAATACTAAAATCAATAAGAAAAAGCACAAATCAAAAAATAGACTTTAAAAAATTTAAAAGGATTAACTTTATCCCGATAGATTTATTTACAGAAATACTACAAGGAAAAATACAAGATGAGTTAGAGCTGAATTTAAAATTAGAAGAGATAAACTTATCAACTACAAAATTTGCAACAGTTGATAATATTCCACATGCATCAATAGATAGAATTACAGGTTCTACAGGAGAAGGTGGAGAACTTTATTTTGAAGAAATAGTTGCAATATCAGAAGGATATTTCTTTTTAGCAGTAGAAAGCCAAGAAATAAAACAAAAAATAGAAAGCAGTTTAAAAGTTATAGAAGATATTGGACTTGGCGGAAATAGATCTATAGGATTTGGAAAAGTAAAATTTGGAAAACTTGAAGAAATAAAACAACTCAAAGAATATTTCACAAATAAAACAGATAGATTTATAACTTTATCACCAGTAATTCCAGATAACAAAATAAATTACAAAGAAAGTTTTTATGATTATTTCACATTTAGAGGAGCTGTTGATAACAATTATGATTTTAAAGGAATGGATATTTGGAAAAATAAAGTATTTTACCTAAAAGAAGGAAGTCAGATAAAAGTAAAAGAAAACTCAAATTACTATGGAAATTTAATAAAAAATCAAAAAGCAGGAAAAAATATTTATCAGTATGGACTTGCGTTTCCTTTATATATACAAGGAGGGAATAAATAA